One region of Glycine max cultivar Williams 82 chromosome 9, Glycine_max_v4.0, whole genome shotgun sequence genomic DNA includes:
- the LOC100788398 gene encoding F-box protein At4g00755, whose translation MSEVKNKVDFIQLLGPDMSIKILTHLDDPCDLIRVSAVSSSWHRFVIEQGLCKQLCLKMFPEISGVAHIVELDNIIEPLINTLGSYVNWESLKRIHRVYAFLASGLTPMRKNCISKSISASSTDNYPEESILHTLEPGDRTQYRASYWSSKGESHPSVPETLVYKLASKLCLVTEIYVHPFQAYFQHGFPIYSAKAVRFRMGHPRHPMELESAVDKMATNDVLGDNQFIWTYTSPEFPMFQENRLQKFKLPEPVLCIGGVLLVELLGRVQKQEMDELFYICISHVQAMGRSISPEFDVKIHHPSGKCTLKYCPQIDCYVSSSTSSQRSDSSNPSRLRTITSNIMQRGVRRWEQFLLSALLGTATDPVVVDNDDQ comes from the exons ATGTCTGAAGTGAAGAACAAAGTGGATTTCATCCAGTTGCTTGGACCTGACATGTCAATCAAGATTCTCACCCATTTGGATGACCCTTGTGATCTTATTCGGGTTTCGGCTGTTTCCAGTTCTTGGCACCGATTTG TTATTGAACAAGGCCTCTGCAAGCAACTTTGCTTGAAAATGTTTCCTGAAATATCTGGTGTTGCTCATATCGTTGAACTTGACAACATTATTGAACCACTAATCAACACTCTTGGCAGTTATGTAAATTGGGAGTCTCTTAAGAGAATTCATAGAGTCTATGCATTCTTGGCTTCTGGTCTTACTCCTATGAGGAAAAATTGCATCTCAAAATCTATTAGTGCATCTAGCACTGATAACTACCCAGAAGAAAGCATTCTACATACATTGGAGCCTGGGGATAGAACTCAATATAGAGCATCATACTGGTCAAGCAAAGGGGAAAGTCATCCTTCTGTTCCTGAGACTTTAGTTTATAAGCTTGCTTCAAAATTATGTCTTGTTACGGAAATCTATGTCCATCCTTTCCAAG CATATTTTCAGCATGGCTTCCCTATATACTCGGCTAAGGCTGTCCGATTCAGAATGGGCCATCCGAGACACCCAATGGAATTAGAGAGTGCTGTGGATAAAATGGCTACTAATGACGTCTTGGGCGATAATCAATTTATATGGACATATACTTCACCTGAATTTCCAATGTTTCAA GAAAACCGCTTGCAAAAATTCAAGCTACCTGAACCTGTTCTGTGCATTGGAGGTGTACTGCTAGTTGAGCTGTTGGGTAGAgttcaaaaacaagaaatggaTGAATTATTCTACATATG CATCTCCCATGTTCAAGCCATGGGACGATCAATTTCGCCAGAATTTGACGTCAAAATTCATCATCCGTCAGGGAAGTGTACCTTGAAATACTGCCCTCAAATAGATTGTTATGTGTCTTCTTCAACATCATCACAGAGAAGTGACTCAAGCAATCCGTCGCGCTTGCGAACAATAACCTCAAACATAATGCAGAGGGGTGTGAGACGTTGGGAGCAATTTCTCTTGAGTGCGCTGCTTGGTACTGCTACTGATCCTGTTGTAGTTGATAATGATgatcaatga